A genomic region of Desulfobulbaceae bacterium DB1 contains the following coding sequences:
- a CDS encoding GTP pyrophosphokinase — translation MHNSKFDIATYCRKMEKIIGGQEGKAALFWKALSFSVDAHQNQKRKSGEAYVSHPCQVALILVDELGVKDPATLAAAMLHDTIEDVPEVTTDIISSLFGKHVAAIVDGCTKISHFSGDRQTFYKLVHRKIFSSAASRVEIMLIKLADRLHNLRTMVSMPKHKRQKIADETLSVYAPMAGVMGLFGLKRELYDLALTYKFPRQSQKVLTHIRFLETQEEGNKVVDALRDAFEEAWVSADIRLKAKGLWAYYNVADNVLAKHIENPLEIIIVVDDLQSCYRALGIINQHFPPIPRTIRDFIANPKPTGYKSLHARANIKGQNYLFKIRTLQMVHDAKKGIIREWLSLGTVPTNFEQEIREMFGILGTDDSLSYREMIAASGKKEIYTFTPNGDCICLPSQSIVLDFAFKVHTEVGLHCNSATVGAKRVKADHVLKDGDRIQINTQERPVKFDPEILPRCQTPRARSELARLFRLKRETLAREIGKSLVKQELQRYGVPFSVLDYEETADILEYFGKENLSELFQDLGQGNLRLKELVYEIKNGLYAGRQTLLPPTGALNSIDLETLDPECVKLSQCCQPLPIEKSLLGLLSERGLSVHKKECPKLNALKIQREDVVALRWNLKKTMVEKPQSLLIYKNVPRNRIFMLLSVAPVAMKISEVIALSTRPDVTAWEINFTVETLQDLKNTLQHFTKSKLEYEFMLEL, via the coding sequence ATGCACAACAGCAAATTTGACATAGCCACCTACTGCCGAAAAATGGAAAAAATCATCGGCGGTCAGGAGGGCAAGGCCGCCCTTTTCTGGAAAGCGCTTTCTTTTTCCGTTGATGCGCATCAGAACCAGAAAAGGAAATCCGGCGAAGCCTATGTCAGCCATCCCTGCCAGGTGGCCCTTATCCTGGTCGACGAGCTGGGCGTCAAGGATCCCGCCACCCTGGCTGCCGCCATGCTGCACGATACCATTGAAGATGTGCCGGAAGTAACCACCGATATCATCAGTTCCCTTTTCGGGAAACATGTGGCGGCCATTGTCGACGGCTGCACCAAAATCAGTCATTTTTCCGGAGACCGGCAAACCTTTTACAAATTAGTCCATCGCAAGATATTTTCCAGTGCCGCCTCCCGGGTCGAAATCATGCTGATCAAGCTGGCCGACCGACTCCACAATCTGCGCACCATGGTTTCCATGCCGAAACACAAGCGCCAGAAAATCGCCGACGAAACCCTGAGTGTCTATGCGCCCATGGCCGGGGTCATGGGTCTTTTCGGTTTGAAGCGTGAGCTTTATGACCTGGCCTTGACCTACAAGTTTCCCCGCCAGAGCCAGAAGGTGCTGACCCATATCCGCTTTCTGGAAACCCAGGAAGAAGGAAACAAAGTGGTCGACGCCTTACGAGACGCCTTTGAAGAGGCTTGGGTTTCCGCGGATATCCGCCTGAAGGCCAAAGGACTCTGGGCGTATTACAATGTAGCCGACAATGTGCTGGCCAAGCATATTGAAAACCCGCTGGAAATCATCATCGTGGTTGACGACCTGCAATCCTGCTATCGTGCCCTCGGCATTATCAATCAGCATTTCCCCCCGATCCCCCGCACGATTCGCGACTTTATCGCCAACCCAAAGCCGACCGGCTACAAAAGCCTGCATGCCCGGGCCAACATCAAGGGACAGAATTACCTCTTTAAAATCAGAACCCTGCAGATGGTGCATGATGCCAAAAAAGGCATTATCCGCGAATGGCTGTCCCTCGGCACGGTGCCGACGAACTTTGAGCAGGAAATCAGGGAAATGTTCGGCATCCTCGGCACGGACGACAGTCTCTCCTACCGGGAGATGATCGCGGCAAGCGGTAAAAAGGAAATTTACACCTTTACTCCAAACGGCGACTGCATCTGCCTTCCCAGCCAGAGTATCGTTCTTGATTTTGCTTTTAAGGTACACACCGAAGTGGGACTTCACTGCAATTCCGCAACGGTCGGGGCAAAAAGGGTGAAAGCCGACCATGTTTTAAAAGACGGCGACAGAATCCAGATCAATACCCAGGAACGGCCTGTGAAATTTGACCCGGAAATTCTGCCGCGCTGCCAAACACCTCGTGCCCGATCCGAACTTGCCCGCTTATTCCGCCTGAAAAGAGAGACGCTTGCCCGGGAGATCGGCAAGTCCCTGGTAAAACAGGAGCTGCAACGCTATGGTGTTCCTTTTTCCGTCCTCGATTACGAGGAGACGGCCGACATCCTTGAATATTTCGGCAAGGAAAATCTCAGCGAGCTTTTCCAGGATTTGGGTCAGGGCAATCTTCGCCTGAAAGAACTTGTCTATGAAATCAAAAACGGACTTTATGCCGGGCGCCAGACCCTGCTTCCGCCTACCGGCGCATTAAACAGCATTGATCTTGAAACCCTTGATCCGGAATGCGTCAAGTTATCCCAATGCTGCCAGCCGCTGCCGATCGAAAAGAGCCTTCTCGGCCTTTTAAGCGAAAGGGGCCTTTCCGTCCACAAAAAGGAGTGTCCGAAACTCAATGCCCTCAAAATCCAACGGGAAGATGTTGTTGCCCTGCGCTGGAATCTGAAGAAAACCATGGTGGAAAAACCGCAATCGCTTTTGATTTACAAAAACGTACCGCGCAACAGAATATTCATGCTGCTCAGTGTCGCGCCGGTTGCCATGAAGATAAGCGAGGTCATTGCCCTGTCCACGAGACCGGACGTAACTGCCTGGGAAATCAATTTTACGGTGGAAACCCTGCAGGATTTGAAAAACACCTTGCAGCATTTTACCAAAAGCAAACTCGAATATGAATTCATGCTGGAACTGTAA
- a CDS encoding glycosyltransferase, translating into MGKGVESNDLPAVSIIIPVYNEAERLPATLAALSHEKQVEILVVDGGSTDDSPGIASKLGVTVLTSDRGRAAQLNKGAEAAKGEILLFLHGDTILPAGFFKPVLHVMQGHEFVAGAFQLRIDSLRRNIHWIARLANLRSRLLKLPYGDQGLFMRATTFHELGGYADLPIMEDFSLVRRLRRKGKIVILADAVITSGRRWERLGILKTTLLNQIVIAGFLLGVSPVLLAKLYRGLQKR; encoded by the coding sequence ATGGGTAAGGGGGTGGAGAGCAACGATCTTCCTGCCGTTTCCATCATTATTCCGGTGTACAATGAGGCGGAACGGCTCCCTGCGACACTTGCGGCTCTCAGTCATGAGAAGCAGGTGGAAATACTTGTCGTGGATGGCGGCAGCACGGATGATTCGCCTGGAATCGCAAGCAAACTCGGTGTTACGGTGCTGACGAGCGACAGGGGAAGGGCAGCGCAATTGAATAAAGGGGCCGAAGCGGCAAAGGGCGAGATACTGCTTTTTCTCCACGGGGACACAATCCTGCCTGCCGGCTTTTTCAAGCCTGTCCTGCATGTCATGCAAGGCCATGAATTCGTGGCAGGGGCTTTTCAACTGAGGATTGACTCACTCCGGAGAAATATCCATTGGATTGCTCGATTGGCCAATCTGCGTTCGCGATTGCTCAAGCTTCCCTATGGCGACCAGGGGCTTTTCATGCGGGCGACGACATTCCATGAGCTCGGGGGATATGCTGATCTGCCCATCATGGAAGACTTCAGCTTGGTGCGCAGACTGCGGAGAAAAGGAAAAATCGTGATTCTGGCCGATGCGGTCATCACCTCCGGCCGTCGTTGGGAACGGCTGGGCATTTTGAAAACGACCCTTCTGAATCAGATCGTCATCGCCGGATTTTTACTTGGCGTTTCCCCCGTCCTGCTTGCCAAGCTTTACCGGGGTTTGCAGAAACGTTGA
- a CDS encoding transcriptional regulator, with the protein MKKISEYIAQIPLFKGMRGDHYDELAMIVVDQEVPRGKLLFSEGDPGNGFFVIVSGRIKIFKLSIDGKEQILHILGPGEPFAEVAVFTGSSYPANAMALEKSRLFFFPRKAFVELIGEHPSLAMNMLATLSFRLKQFTHMIEALSLKEVPGRLAAYVLLAGEKGEDDTNVELAVSKTQLASLLGTIPETLSRILTKMNKQGILDVDGGRIRILNREKLMALAEGEARLA; encoded by the coding sequence ATGAAAAAAATCAGTGAGTATATTGCCCAGATACCGCTTTTCAAGGGAATGCGCGGTGATCATTATGATGAACTGGCCATGATCGTGGTCGATCAGGAGGTGCCGCGCGGGAAACTTCTTTTTTCCGAAGGGGATCCCGGGAACGGCTTTTTTGTCATCGTCAGTGGAAGGATCAAGATTTTCAAGTTGTCCATTGACGGGAAGGAGCAAATTCTGCATATCCTGGGGCCGGGGGAACCTTTTGCCGAGGTTGCTGTTTTTACCGGATCGTCATATCCGGCCAATGCCATGGCGCTGGAAAAAAGCCGGCTTTTCTTTTTTCCCCGCAAGGCCTTTGTGGAATTGATCGGAGAGCATCCCTCCCTTGCCATGAATATGCTGGCGACGCTTTCCTTCAGATTGAAGCAATTTACCCATATGATCGAAGCATTGTCCTTAAAAGAGGTGCCGGGGCGGCTGGCTGCCTATGTTCTGCTGGCTGGTGAAAAGGGGGAGGATGACACGAATGTCGAACTTGCCGTCTCCAAGACCCAACTGGCAAGTTTGCTGGGGACGATACCTGAGACGCTTTCGCGGATTTTGACCAAAATGAATAAACAGGGAATTCTTGATGTCGATGGCGGCCGGATAAGGATCCTGAATCGGGAAAAACTCATGGCCCTGGCGGAAGGAGAGGCGCGTCTGGCGTGA
- a CDS encoding SAM-dependent methyltransferase, with amino-acid sequence MKRRNEPELMDEAGQVAAYANADFEEPNSRFLEIFRSAFPEKHVQGTILDLGCGPGDILVRFARAYPACGCLGVDGAGKMLDFARNAVSRQGLGERVQFVQATIPTDRLGDNAYEVILSNSLLHHLADPDDLWHAVKRHGKKDCRVLVVDLLRPETEAEAKAIVCRYSGNEPEILQHDFFHSLLASYTMSEVGQQLQKAGLSHFTLKQVSDRHWAVTGSL; translated from the coding sequence ATGAAAAGAAGGAATGAACCGGAGTTGATGGATGAGGCCGGCCAGGTTGCCGCCTATGCCAATGCTGATTTTGAGGAGCCGAACAGCCGCTTCCTGGAAATATTCCGTTCAGCCTTTCCGGAAAAACATGTTCAGGGAACAATACTTGATCTGGGGTGCGGGCCAGGAGACATTCTCGTCAGATTTGCCAGGGCGTACCCGGCGTGCGGTTGCCTTGGGGTTGACGGCGCGGGAAAAATGCTCGATTTTGCCAGAAATGCCGTTTCCCGGCAAGGGTTAGGGGAAAGGGTGCAATTCGTTCAGGCGACAATCCCGACCGACAGGCTGGGGGATAATGCATACGAGGTGATCCTGTCCAACAGTCTCCTGCACCATCTCGCCGACCCGGATGATTTATGGCATGCCGTGAAACGGCACGGCAAAAAAGATTGTCGTGTGCTGGTCGTCGACCTGCTGCGGCCTGAAACAGAGGCGGAGGCGAAAGCAATAGTCTGTCGCTATTCCGGAAATGAGCCGGAGATTCTGCAACATGATTTTTTTCATTCACTGCTGGCGTCCTATACCATGAGCGAGGTGGGGCAGCAGCTGCAAAAGGCGGGGCTGAGCCATTTCACCCTGAAGCAGGTAAGCGACCGGCACTGGGCGGTCACAGGCAGTCTTTAA
- a CDS encoding haloacid dehalogenase, whose amino-acid sequence MLGKKIEPLINWQSIDTVMLDMDGTLLDRHFDDYFWEEHVPEIYAKENNIDFWQAHEELMRKYKSREGTLEWTDINYWSKELGLDIALMKLRLHHLIQVHPYVIDFLEYCRNLGKKIYLVTNAHSKTISIKMQKTEIENYFDKIVCSEDVGVAKEEPLFWEKLHAFIEFDKKKSLLADDNEQVLASADTYGISNLIYVAKSSSTRPVVYSRTYPSIIFFKELLRETGGTASENRGAG is encoded by the coding sequence ATGCTTGGAAAAAAAATAGAACCGCTGATCAACTGGCAAAGCATTGACACGGTCATGCTGGACATGGACGGGACTTTGCTTGATCGTCATTTTGATGATTATTTCTGGGAAGAACATGTCCCTGAGATCTATGCGAAAGAAAATAACATCGATTTTTGGCAAGCCCATGAAGAATTGATGCGGAAATACAAAAGCCGTGAAGGAACCTTGGAGTGGACGGACATTAATTACTGGTCAAAGGAATTGGGCCTTGACATCGCTCTGATGAAATTACGACTGCATCATCTTATACAGGTGCATCCTTATGTCATTGATTTTTTGGAATATTGTCGGAATCTCGGCAAAAAAATTTATTTGGTGACAAATGCCCATAGCAAGACAATTTCCATAAAGATGCAAAAAACGGAAATCGAAAATTATTTTGATAAAATCGTCTGCTCGGAAGATGTCGGGGTGGCAAAAGAAGAACCGCTCTTCTGGGAGAAATTACATGCTTTTATCGAATTCGATAAAAAGAAGTCCCTGCTGGCCGATGATAACGAGCAGGTGCTGGCCAGCGCCGACACATACGGAATCAGCAACCTGATCTATGTGGCAAAGTCGAGCAGCACACGGCCGGTGGTTTATTCCCGCACCTATCCCTCCATTATTTTTTTCAAGGAACTTTTGCGGGAAACAGGTGGGACCGCATCTGAAAACCGGGGCGCGGGATGA